A region from the Melioribacter roseus P3M-2 genome encodes:
- a CDS encoding pectinesterase family protein: MKKYLPLLLILLISVTYAQEKYDIIVAADGSGDCKTLTEAIKKLPMFSYRRVIIFIKKGTYNERIRIERDYVTLIGEDKDETKIVYNLPREEWNKNPDNIGPGVINIYADDVVLKNLTIENTQPEIGPHAFAVYGYGTRTIIYNCNLISKGADTVSLWNYKEGMYYHAKCNFTGAVDFVCPRGWCFIRDSKFYEVKKTAALWHAGAYDKNQKFVIKNSYIDGVEGFQLARHHYEAQFIFLDCVFSGNLSDSPVYRVTYDDTTRNRIFHWGKRYYFDGCKREGGNYDWMNDNLRQAGYYKEEITPAWTFDFKWDPESTEGPSVVQKDIVENCLILNFDEPVTVYGTPELTASNGTKFIYVSGNENSTVKFRTDKRLTKEDCSGLSITNDAEIISSRASVHKRNVRLD, encoded by the coding sequence ATGAAAAAATATTTACCTCTTTTATTGATCTTATTGATTTCGGTTACTTACGCGCAGGAAAAATACGATATTATAGTGGCGGCGGACGGCTCGGGCGACTGCAAGACTTTAACGGAAGCAATTAAAAAATTGCCGATGTTCAGTTACAGGCGCGTTATAATCTTTATTAAGAAGGGCACTTACAACGAAAGAATTAGAATAGAAAGAGATTATGTAACATTGATAGGCGAAGATAAAGACGAAACAAAGATAGTCTATAACCTGCCGAGAGAAGAATGGAACAAAAATCCGGATAATATCGGGCCCGGAGTAATTAACATCTATGCCGACGACGTGGTGTTGAAAAATCTGACGATAGAAAACACTCAGCCGGAAATCGGCCCTCATGCTTTTGCGGTATACGGCTACGGCACAAGAACCATTATTTACAACTGCAATCTCATCAGCAAAGGCGCCGATACGGTTTCTTTGTGGAATTATAAAGAAGGTATGTATTATCATGCGAAATGTAATTTTACAGGAGCCGTCGATTTCGTATGTCCGCGCGGCTGGTGTTTTATAAGAGATTCTAAATTTTATGAAGTTAAAAAAACGGCTGCTCTGTGGCATGCCGGCGCTTACGATAAAAATCAAAAGTTCGTGATTAAAAATTCATACATCGACGGAGTTGAAGGTTTTCAACTGGCGCGCCACCACTACGAAGCGCAATTTATTTTCCTCGACTGCGTTTTTTCCGGGAATCTTTCCGACTCGCCTGTCTATCGCGTTACTTATGATGACACAACTCGCAACAGAATATTTCACTGGGGCAAAAGATATTATTTCGACGGATGCAAAAGGGAAGGCGGCAATTACGATTGGATGAATGATAATCTGCGACAGGCGGGATATTATAAAGAAGAAATTACTCCTGCCTGGACTTTCGACTTTAAATGGGACCCCGAATCAACCGAGGGTCCGTCGGTTGTCCAAAAGGATATAGTAGAAAATTGTCTGATCTTAAATTTTGATGAACCCGTTACCGTTTACGGTACGCCCGAGTTGACCGCTTCCAATGGCACAAAATTTATTTATGTCTCCGGAAATGAAAATTCGACGGTAAAATTTCGAACGGATAAACGATTGACTAAAGAAGATTGCTCGGGATTGAGTATAACTAACGACGCAGAAATTATAAGCAGCAGGGCATCGGTGCATAAGAGAAATGTGCGCCTAGATTAA
- a CDS encoding GIY-YIG nuclease family protein, whose translation MTNNPERRLEEHNRGKNRTTAPYRPFEMIYLEKCSNRQKQYN comes from the coding sequence ATGACCAACAATCCTGAAAGAAGACTTGAAGAACACAACAGAGGCAAAAATAGAACAACAGCGCCTTACCGACCTTTTGAAATGATATATCTCGAAAAATGCAGCAACAGACAAAAGCAGTATAATTAG
- a CDS encoding DUF1593 domain-containing protein encodes MKVLITFLLLFCASGFLNVSSGNEIQKKRLIVLTDIEADPDDTQSLVRLLLYSNEIDIKGLIATTSCWHTDRVNPESIKRIINGYAKVRDNLLLHEKGFPEAEKLLQLVKSGLPLYGMSGVGEGKDSEGSDWIIKVLKEDDKRPLWIAVWGGVNTLAQALFKIKNTHSQEDADRLIRKLRVYTISDQDDSGIWIRNNFPDLFYIVSPGDDYGAATWTGINSYIEGIDNTTISNGWLAENIQQNHGTLGALYPDVSWGMEGDTPSFLSLIPNGLNNPEHPDWGGWGGRYELYIPDFSKMKDGNSIVTIAPETRLIWTNAYDNYIPYVKNEYGRTVKPDTNAFYDFKVTLWRWRDEIQNDFAARMDWCVKSYADANHPPEPVLSHPDSITVKSGVTFSLDAFKTYDPDGDSFSFLWFHYPEASTYKTLIKVNGAENSHNVVFTAPSVVKPETAHIILKVTDRGRPPLTRYKRIVVTIVP; translated from the coding sequence ATGAAAGTATTAATTACTTTTTTGTTGCTGTTCTGCGCTTCGGGTTTTTTAAATGTTTCGTCTGGAAACGAAATTCAAAAAAAACGATTGATTGTATTGACTGATATAGAAGCCGACCCCGACGATACTCAGTCATTGGTAAGGCTGCTGCTTTATTCAAACGAAATTGATATAAAAGGACTAATAGCTACAACTTCGTGCTGGCACACAGATAGGGTTAACCCGGAATCTATAAAACGAATTATAAACGGATATGCAAAAGTACGCGACAATCTCTTATTACATGAAAAAGGTTTTCCCGAAGCGGAAAAATTATTGCAACTGGTTAAAAGCGGACTTCCGTTATATGGTATGTCGGGAGTCGGAGAAGGAAAAGATTCGGAAGGGTCGGATTGGATTATTAAAGTTTTGAAAGAAGACGATAAAAGGCCGCTCTGGATAGCCGTATGGGGAGGCGTAAATACACTTGCTCAGGCATTGTTTAAAATAAAAAATACACACTCGCAAGAAGATGCTGACAGATTGATTCGCAAGCTTAGGGTTTATACAATTTCTGACCAGGACGACAGCGGAATTTGGATCAGAAATAATTTCCCTGATCTGTTTTATATAGTTTCCCCAGGCGACGATTACGGCGCGGCTACATGGACGGGAATTAATTCGTATATAGAAGGAATTGACAACACAACTATCAGCAACGGTTGGTTAGCAGAAAACATTCAGCAAAATCACGGTACTCTCGGCGCTCTCTATCCCGATGTCTCTTGGGGTATGGAAGGAGACACGCCTTCTTTTCTTTCGTTAATTCCGAATGGATTAAATAATCCCGAACACCCCGATTGGGGAGGCTGGGGAGGACGATATGAACTTTATATCCCTGATTTTTCTAAAATGAAAGACGGTAACTCTATCGTTACAATCGCGCCCGAAACACGTCTTATCTGGACAAACGCCTACGACAATTACATCCCTTATGTAAAAAATGAATACGGACGCACAGTAAAACCGGATACAAATGCTTTTTACGATTTCAAGGTTACTTTATGGCGTTGGCGCGACGAGATTCAAAATGATTTCGCTGCTCGAATGGATTGGTGCGTTAAATCTTATGCGGACGCCAATCACCCGCCGGAGCCGGTACTTTCGCATCCGGACTCAATTACTGTTAAATCAGGCGTAACTTTTAGTCTCGACGCTTTCAAAACATACGATCCCGACGGCGACAGCTTTAGCTTTCTGTGGTTCCATTATCCCGAAGCGAGTACTTACAAAACTCTTATCAAGGTAAACGGCGCTGAAAATTCACATAACGTTGTCTTTACTGCTCCTTCGGTGGTTAAACCGGAGACTGCTCATATAATTCTTAAGGTTACCGACAGGGGACGCCCTCCATTAACGCGTTATAAAAGGATTGTGGTTACAATTGTGCCGTAA
- a CDS encoding AMP-dependent synthetase/ligase — protein MKKELKLYDVPKIESIQDMALRSGNVYADKLALEDLNNTPISKLTFDELKLSILKFGAALKKLGIKERTHIAIIGENRVQWALGYLTCMTFNYVVVPIDRNLTDNEIFNILHESDSEAVIFSGNYSSVIAEGKNVLKKLKYFICMDETKEDEEFLSMPELINKAEPAKESDLPEIDPNALAEIIFTSGSLGRAKGVMLSQKNLASNLMDMVSMILITKEDRFLSVLPMHHTYECTCGMLCPLYAGASVHYARSLKTVVDDLQKVKATILLGVPLLYDKMFKRIVKGIKEDKVKSLIVPPLLKLSNLFLYVGLSKFKKMIFSELHEKFGGAIRIFIAGGAAPDPMVAKGLREFGFNFIQGYGLTETSPIVALNRLDNFKDDAAGLPLPHVEITINQPDENGSGEIWVKGPNVMIGYYKNEKATSEAFFDGWFKTGDVGFIDDDGFLHINGRKKNVIISKSGKNVYPEEIEDVLNRSPFILESIVYGEKDPKQDEVIAAQIVVDAEAFIELSESKGIDITDDLIKKVIAEEVEKANKNLPAFKRIIRFHIREQEFEKTTTQKIKRFLVLKNND, from the coding sequence ATGAAAAAAGAACTGAAATTGTACGACGTACCCAAAATCGAATCGATTCAGGATATGGCGCTCCGTTCCGGAAATGTTTATGCCGATAAACTTGCGCTGGAAGACCTTAACAATACGCCGATTTCGAAGTTGACATTTGATGAGTTAAAACTTAGCATATTAAAATTCGGAGCAGCTCTCAAAAAACTCGGCATTAAAGAAAGAACTCACATTGCTATCATAGGTGAAAACAGAGTTCAATGGGCGCTCGGTTATCTTACGTGCATGACGTTCAATTACGTGGTTGTGCCAATCGACAGAAATCTGACCGACAATGAAATATTCAATATACTGCATGAATCGGATTCCGAAGCCGTTATCTTTTCGGGTAACTACTCGAGCGTAATAGCCGAAGGAAAAAACGTTCTTAAGAAACTGAAATATTTCATTTGCATGGACGAGACCAAAGAAGACGAAGAATTTTTGTCGATGCCGGAATTGATAAATAAAGCCGAGCCGGCAAAAGAAAGCGATTTGCCAGAAATCGATCCGAACGCTTTGGCTGAAATTATTTTTACGTCGGGTTCTCTCGGAAGGGCAAAGGGCGTTATGCTTTCCCAAAAAAATCTTGCTTCGAATTTGATGGATATGGTGAGTATGATTTTAATAACAAAGGAAGACAGATTTTTATCCGTATTGCCAATGCATCATACTTATGAATGTACATGCGGAATGTTATGCCCTTTGTATGCCGGGGCTTCGGTTCACTATGCCAGGTCGTTAAAAACGGTTGTAGACGACCTTCAAAAAGTTAAAGCGACGATCCTGTTGGGAGTTCCGCTTCTGTACGATAAAATGTTTAAGAGAATTGTAAAGGGAATTAAGGAAGATAAAGTAAAATCTTTAATTGTCCCGCCGCTTTTGAAATTGTCAAATCTGTTTTTGTACGTAGGATTGAGTAAATTCAAAAAGATGATTTTTTCGGAGCTGCACGAGAAATTCGGAGGAGCAATCAGAATATTTATTGCCGGCGGAGCGGCGCCTGATCCGATGGTTGCAAAAGGATTGAGGGAATTCGGATTTAATTTCATACAGGGTTACGGTTTAACCGAAACCTCTCCGATCGTGGCTTTAAACCGTCTCGATAATTTCAAAGACGACGCGGCGGGATTGCCGTTGCCGCACGTGGAGATTACCATAAACCAACCCGACGAAAACGGCAGCGGCGAAATATGGGTAAAGGGTCCGAATGTTATGATAGGATATTATAAAAACGAAAAAGCCACTTCCGAAGCTTTTTTCGACGGATGGTTTAAAACCGGGGATGTCGGTTTTATCGACGACGACGGATTTCTGCATATTAACGGCAGAAAGAAAAACGTTATAATATCGAAAAGCGGTAAAAATGTTTATCCCGAAGAAATCGAGGACGTTCTCAACCGCAGTCCGTTTATACTCGAATCGATTGTCTACGGCGAAAAAGATCCCAAACAGGACGAAGTAATAGCCGCTCAGATAGTTGTGGACGCCGAGGCTTTTATTGAACTTTCGGAAAGTAAAGGAATCGATATAACGGACGACCTGATTAAAAAAGTAATCGCAGAAGAAGTTGAAAAAGCAAATAAAAACTTGCCGGCTTTTAAGCGAATCATCCGATTTCATATACGAGAACAGGAATTCGAAAAGACAACTACTCAAAAAATCAAAAGATTTCTTGTATTGAAAAATAACGACTAA
- a CDS encoding esterase family protein, producing the protein MEETYHKWYSQFLKRDLEMLVFGEFGEPVILFPHKKGRFYDCKDNGMISALEDLIVSRKIKVYCPDTIDEDSWYNFEAHPSERVKKHLLYESTIIKDVIEFTKYDTGKDRVILGGVDLGGYHALNLSLKHPELVSAMISVNGFYDIKQFIMGYYDEDCYFNNPFDYLPNLTDRKYLDPIEKIKFIFGVIEGDLSMRENLEISSIFKLKKIGHRLDIRNDVPNGWDGWNKLMNEYLKQLFD; encoded by the coding sequence ATGGAAGAAACATATCATAAATGGTATTCGCAATTTCTCAAAAGAGATTTGGAAATGCTGGTTTTTGGCGAGTTTGGAGAACCGGTAATTCTGTTCCCTCATAAAAAAGGCCGCTTTTACGATTGTAAAGACAACGGCATGATTTCGGCGCTCGAAGATTTAATCGTAAGCAGAAAAATAAAAGTCTATTGTCCCGATACGATTGACGAGGATAGCTGGTACAATTTCGAAGCGCACCCTTCGGAAAGAGTAAAGAAACACCTTCTGTACGAAAGTACTATAATCAAAGACGTAATCGAATTTACCAAATACGATACGGGAAAAGATCGTGTTATTTTGGGCGGCGTCGATCTCGGGGGTTATCATGCTCTGAATTTGTCGCTTAAACATCCCGAACTGGTTTCGGCTATGATTTCAGTTAACGGCTTTTACGATATCAAACAATTCATCATGGGATATTACGACGAAGATTGCTATTTCAATAACCCGTTCGACTATTTGCCGAATTTGACGGACAGAAAATATCTCGATCCGATCGAGAAGATTAAATTTATCTTCGGCGTTATCGAAGGCGATTTATCGATGCGCGAAAACCTCGAAATCTCTTCGATATTCAAATTGAAAAAAATCGGTCATCGTCTCGATATCAGGAACGACGTACCGAACGGTTGGGACGGATGGAATAAGTTGATGAATGAATATTTGAAACAATTATTTGATTAA
- the atpD gene encoding F0F1 ATP synthase subunit beta, whose protein sequence is MALKEGIIVQVIGPVVDIDFEDGHLPEIYNAIKIPRTNLEGKEDELIVEVQQHLGESRVRTVAMDTTDGLVRGMKAYDTGNPISVPVGPETLGRLINVIGEGIDGLGEIKSEKKYPIHRHAPKFENLSTKQEMFETGIKVIDLLEPYTKGGKTGLFGGAGVGKTVIIQELIHNIAKQHGGYSVFAGVGERTREGNDLWLEMKESGVLSKTALIFGQMNEPPGARLRVGLTGLTIAEYFRDEEGRDVLLFIDNIFRFTQAGSEVSALLGRMPSAVGYQPNLATEMGELQERITSTSKGSITSVQAIYVPADDLTDPAPATAFSHLDATTVLSRQIAELGIYPAVDPLDSTSRILQPDIVGWEHYNVAQQVKEILQSYKDLQDIINILGMDELSEEDKTIVRRARRIQRFLSQPFHVAEQFTGTPGKYVKLEDTIRSFKEILEGKYDDLPEQAFLYVGTIEEAVEKAKRLQK, encoded by the coding sequence ATGGCTTTGAAAGAAGGAATTATCGTTCAGGTTATCGGTCCTGTTGTCGATATCGACTTTGAGGACGGACATTTACCCGAAATTTACAATGCAATTAAAATCCCAAGAACCAATCTGGAAGGCAAGGAAGACGAACTTATAGTCGAAGTTCAACAGCATTTGGGCGAAAGCCGCGTAAGAACCGTTGCAATGGATACTACGGACGGGCTTGTAAGGGGAATGAAAGCATACGATACCGGAAATCCGATTTCCGTTCCCGTCGGACCGGAAACTTTGGGACGATTGATTAACGTGATCGGCGAAGGAATTGACGGACTTGGCGAAATTAAATCAGAAAAGAAATACCCGATTCACCGCCATGCGCCTAAATTCGAAAATCTTTCTACCAAACAGGAAATGTTCGAAACCGGCATTAAAGTTATCGACCTTTTAGAGCCTTATACAAAAGGCGGTAAAACCGGTTTGTTCGGAGGCGCCGGCGTCGGAAAAACGGTTATTATACAGGAATTAATTCATAATATTGCTAAACAGCACGGCGGATACTCTGTATTTGCAGGCGTTGGTGAAAGAACGCGCGAAGGCAACGATCTTTGGCTCGAAATGAAAGAATCAGGCGTATTGTCGAAAACGGCTCTTATTTTCGGTCAGATGAACGAACCTCCGGGAGCGCGTCTTAGAGTCGGATTGACGGGATTGACAATTGCAGAATATTTCCGCGACGAAGAAGGAAGAGACGTTCTCCTATTTATCGATAATATATTCCGTTTCACTCAGGCAGGATCGGAAGTTTCGGCGCTGTTGGGACGTATGCCCTCGGCGGTGGGATATCAGCCTAACCTGGCGACGGAAATGGGCGAATTGCAGGAACGAATTACTTCGACATCAAAAGGCTCTATTACGTCCGTTCAGGCAATCTATGTCCCGGCAGACGACCTTACAGACCCCGCTCCGGCTACGGCATTCTCGCACCTCGACGCTACTACGGTTTTGAGTCGCCAAATAGCGGAACTCGGTATTTATCCCGCAGTCGATCCGCTCGATTCCACTTCGAGAATTCTTCAGCCTGATATCGTCGGATGGGAACATTATAATGTGGCTCAGCAGGTAAAAGAAATTTTGCAGTCGTATAAAGATTTGCAGGATATAATTAATATTCTCGGTATGGATGAATTATCGGAAGAAGATAAAACAATTGTCAGACGCGCCAGAAGAATTCAAAGATTTCTCAGCCAGCCGTTCCACGTAGCAGAGCAATTTACAGGCACTCCCGGTAAATACGTGAAACTCGAGGATACAATCCGCAGCTTCAAAGAAATTCTGGAAGGAAAATACGACGACCTTCCCGAACAGGCGTTCCTTTATGTTGGTACGATTGAAGAAGCCGTTGAAAAAGCAAAAAGATTGCAAAAATGA
- the ychF gene encoding redox-regulated ATPase YchF has protein sequence MQIGLVGLQFSGKTTLFNTLSKKESDPSLQKEEAAIEVVKIPDERLDKLTEIFQPKKKVNATIEVFDIPGLKMSDDNKVRITNAFLNNVRNNDALFYVIRAFKDESVPHPMGGVDPVRDIEFLETEFLLSDLAFLENRLEKLKKDVQKSKDEKLKKELPVIEKCYSHCEAERPLRTLELDENELKLLSGYQLLTLKPLAIALNFDENAIPKVEEETKKIVSSLKEKNNPVIPFFAKIELELSKLEPEDQKVFMADYGIKESALAKILRTSYEMLGLQSFFTVGEDECRAWTIKKNYTAQQAAGVIHTDFYNRFIRAEVVHYDDFIKYGSFNKCKESGAWRLEGKEYIVKDGDIISIRHN, from the coding sequence ATGCAGATTGGTCTGGTAGGTTTACAATTCTCCGGCAAAACTACCTTGTTTAATACCTTATCAAAAAAAGAATCCGACCCGTCATTACAAAAAGAAGAAGCCGCTATCGAAGTCGTTAAAATTCCCGACGAACGACTCGATAAACTGACGGAAATATTTCAACCGAAAAAGAAAGTAAATGCCACAATAGAGGTTTTCGACATTCCCGGACTCAAAATGTCCGACGACAATAAAGTAAGAATTACAAACGCATTTTTGAATAACGTCAGAAACAACGACGCTCTTTTTTATGTCATAAGAGCATTCAAAGACGAGTCGGTGCCGCATCCGATGGGCGGCGTTGACCCCGTAAGAGATATCGAATTCCTGGAAACCGAATTCTTATTGTCCGACCTGGCATTTCTCGAAAATCGTCTCGAAAAATTGAAAAAAGACGTCCAGAAATCGAAAGACGAAAAATTAAAAAAAGAATTGCCCGTTATTGAAAAATGTTACAGCCATTGCGAAGCCGAGAGACCTTTAAGAACGCTCGAACTCGACGAAAACGAATTAAAACTTCTGTCGGGTTATCAACTTTTGACGCTCAAACCGTTGGCTATCGCGCTCAATTTCGACGAGAATGCAATTCCCAAAGTAGAAGAAGAGACTAAAAAAATCGTATCCTCTTTAAAAGAGAAAAATAATCCGGTCATTCCATTCTTTGCTAAAATTGAGTTGGAACTTTCCAAATTGGAGCCGGAAGATCAAAAAGTATTTATGGCGGATTATGGCATAAAAGAATCCGCTCTTGCCAAAATTCTTAGAACTTCTTACGAAATGCTCGGTCTTCAGTCCTTCTTTACAGTCGGAGAAGACGAATGCAGAGCCTGGACAATAAAGAAGAATTATACCGCTCAGCAGGCGGCGGGCGTTATACATACGGATTTTTATAACCGATTTATACGCGCCGAAGTTGTGCATTACGACGATTTTATTAAATACGGCTCGTTTAATAAATGCAAAGAATCGGGTGCATGGCGTCTGGAGGGCAAGGAGTACATTGTAAAAGACGGCGATATCATTTCTATCAGACATAATTAA
- a CDS encoding aminoacyl-histidine dipeptidase: MTANLSNLEPKNVWQYFYQITQIPRPSKHEEKILDYLKEFAKSKNLEFIEDDVKNIVIKIPATKGKENAPAIVLQSHVDMVCEKNKGTEHDFFNDPLELEIEGEWIKAKGTTLGADNGIGMAAALAIADEDFEHGPIELLFTVDEETGLTGASNLDKNMLRGKYMINLDTEEDGIFYIGCAGGMDTVGVFDIRYEPVNGEYESYSLYVGGLKGGHSGMEISERRGNAIKILAYLMDLLQKRDVKIASLNGGSKRNAIPREAEANVLIKKDLLSDIDKIISRYLSEVKNEIGANASDLVIKLEKSNEKYADAFTNEFAGKIINTIIALPHGVVEMSEKIDGLVETSTNLATVVTENNQIRIGTSQRSSVESAKKKIGRTVKSVFELAGARVDVVDGYPAWQPNFDSELLKIASEVYEKNFNNKPEIKVVHAGLECGIIGEKYPGLDMISVGPTITGAHSPDEKLKISDVPKFFDLVKKIITEIANRE, translated from the coding sequence ATGACTGCAAATCTATCTAACCTCGAACCGAAAAATGTATGGCAGTATTTTTATCAAATTACGCAAATTCCGAGACCATCTAAACACGAAGAGAAAATTCTCGATTATTTGAAGGAGTTTGCCAAATCGAAAAATCTTGAATTCATCGAAGATGACGTAAAAAATATTGTCATAAAAATACCGGCGACGAAAGGCAAAGAAAACGCGCCAGCAATTGTATTGCAAAGTCACGTGGATATGGTATGCGAAAAGAACAAAGGCACAGAACACGATTTTTTCAATGATCCTCTTGAACTCGAAATAGAAGGAGAGTGGATTAAAGCCAAAGGAACTACATTGGGGGCTGACAACGGCATCGGTATGGCCGCGGCTTTAGCAATTGCAGACGAAGATTTTGAGCACGGACCGATAGAGCTTCTCTTCACTGTGGATGAAGAAACAGGATTGACGGGAGCAAGCAACCTCGATAAGAATATGCTCCGTGGAAAATATATGATTAATCTCGACACTGAAGAAGACGGTATCTTTTATATCGGCTGCGCGGGCGGAATGGATACCGTAGGCGTTTTTGATATCCGGTACGAACCGGTAAACGGGGAATACGAATCCTACAGTCTATATGTCGGAGGATTGAAAGGCGGACATTCCGGTATGGAGATTTCCGAAAGGAGGGGAAACGCGATTAAAATTCTCGCTTATCTGATGGATCTATTACAGAAGCGCGACGTTAAAATTGCCTCGCTCAACGGCGGATCGAAAAGAAACGCAATTCCTAGAGAAGCAGAGGCAAATGTTTTGATTAAAAAAGATCTGTTAAGTGATATTGATAAAATAATTTCCCGGTACTTGTCGGAAGTAAAAAATGAAATAGGAGCAAACGCCTCGGACCTCGTAATTAAACTGGAAAAATCAAATGAAAAATACGCCGACGCATTTACTAACGAATTTGCGGGTAAAATTATCAATACGATTATTGCTTTGCCTCACGGGGTAGTTGAAATGAGTGAAAAAATTGACGGCTTGGTCGAAACGTCCACAAACCTGGCGACAGTTGTAACGGAAAACAATCAAATTAGAATCGGAACAAGTCAAAGAAGTTCGGTCGAGTCGGCTAAAAAGAAAATCGGCAGAACAGTAAAATCTGTTTTTGAACTGGCGGGAGCAAGAGTGGACGTAGTGGACGGATATCCTGCATGGCAGCCGAATTTCGATTCGGAATTGCTCAAAATAGCGTCAGAGGTTTATGAAAAGAATTTCAACAATAAACCGGAAATAAAAGTTGTTCATGCCGGACTCGAATGCGGCATTATAGGCGAAAAATATCCCGGACTCGATATGATTTCCGTAGGACCCACAATTACGGGAGCTCATTCGCCGGACGAAAAACTTAAAATAAGCGACGTGCCCAAATTTTTCGATTTGGTAAAAAAGATAATTACCGAAATTGCAAACAGGGAGTAG
- a CDS encoding ATP-dependent Clp protease adaptor ClpS — translation MMADEQTQNIIQPEIEEETTVDLPYRVILYNDDIHTFDEVIRQLIKALKCSFEQAKSYAFEAHVKGKAKIFEGELSECLRVTSVLEEIELHTQIIA, via the coding sequence ATGATGGCTGACGAACAGACACAAAATATAATTCAACCGGAAATTGAAGAAGAAACCACGGTAGATTTACCGTATCGCGTAATCCTTTACAACGACGACATCCATACGTTCGACGAAGTTATAAGGCAACTAATCAAAGCGCTCAAATGCAGTTTCGAACAAGCCAAATCGTATGCATTTGAAGCTCACGTTAAAGGCAAAGCAAAAATATTCGAAGGAGAATTGAGCGAATGTCTGCGTGTAACTTCCGTGCTCGAAGAAATCGAACTTCATACGCAAATAATTGCCTAA
- a CDS encoding SPOR domain-containing protein has product MKRQLLFICLLAVTTSFGQMLESKWVNIADTDTHKIYVDTTSLKKVSDNITVIYMEYFPASHKINGVDVIYLKTQTLFDIPAGRGTIIGRLYYDKQMKLITDNNLRSLLPSDITSVPIDSNNVMKKVYEYCLDRLGVVPEKVKENASRLFTGETVLTPIEPLEADTQEVVEEKLEIKEAANSSQKKVSKFIFESDGKYTVQVSAWRSKRKAESVANSLKRIGHNAFVIKAVIPGRGTWHRVRIGYFDSIQAAVDFIRKNPNLF; this is encoded by the coding sequence ATGAAGAGACAATTACTATTTATCTGTTTACTGGCGGTAACTACGTCGTTCGGACAAATGCTCGAAAGCAAATGGGTCAATATTGCCGATACGGACACCCATAAAATTTATGTGGATACAACTTCGTTAAAAAAAGTATCGGACAATATTACCGTAATTTACATGGAATATTTTCCGGCTTCGCATAAAATTAACGGGGTTGACGTCATCTATCTTAAAACCCAAACTCTATTCGATATACCCGCAGGCAGAGGCACTATTATCGGAAGACTCTACTACGACAAACAAATGAAACTTATTACGGATAATAATTTAAGAAGCCTTTTGCCTTCCGACATCACTTCCGTTCCGATCGACTCGAATAATGTAATGAAAAAAGTATACGAATATTGTCTCGACCGTCTGGGAGTAGTGCCGGAGAAAGTTAAAGAAAATGCTTCGCGATTGTTTACCGGCGAAACGGTACTTACTCCAATCGAACCGCTTGAGGCAGACACTCAGGAAGTTGTTGAAGAAAAGCTCGAAATTAAAGAAGCTGCAAACAGTAGCCAGAAAAAAGTCTCCAAATTCATTTTCGAATCCGACGGTAAATATACGGTGCAGGTATCTGCCTGGCGAAGTAAACGGAAAGCCGAATCCGTTGCGAACAGCCTGAAAAGAATCGGGCATAACGCATTCGTGATAAAAGCCGTAATCCCCGGCAGAGGTACGTGGCACCGAGTAAGAATCGGTTATTTCGATTCGATTCAAGCCGCCGTAGATTTTATAAGAAAAAATCCGAACCTATTTTAG
- a CDS encoding F0F1 ATP synthase subunit epsilon: protein MKEFELEIITPSKVAYKGKVNAVTVPGTLGSFQILFNHAPLLSSFEIGRIKVKQGETTSEFTTGGGTVEVLDNRVLILADSFESKEEIDVERAKSAYQRAKERLSSHSKDIDISRAEAALARAINRLKFTGNL from the coding sequence ATGAAAGAATTCGAGCTCGAAATAATTACGCCCTCGAAAGTGGCGTATAAAGGGAAGGTAAATGCCGTAACAGTTCCCGGAACGTTGGGCAGTTTCCAGATACTGTTTAATCACGCTCCTCTTCTGAGTTCTTTCGAAATAGGACGCATTAAAGTCAAGCAAGGAGAAACTACTTCCGAATTTACAACCGGAGGCGGTACTGTGGAAGTTCTTGATAATCGAGTTCTTATTCTTGCCGATAGTTTCGAATCGAAGGAAGAGATTGACGTAGAAAGAGCGAAAAGCGCATATCAAAGGGCAAAGGAGAGATTGAGCAGTCATTCCAAAGATATCGACATATCCAGAGCGGAAGCCGCATTGGCGCGCGCCATTAACAGACTTAAATTTACGGGAAATCTATAA